In Clostridiales bacterium, the genomic stretch GAGGCGCTTGAAGTGAGTAAAGCGGGTGGAGACGGCAGTTGGGCGGTTTACGGCGGCAAGATAACCGAGTATATGCTCATACTTATCGGGCTGTACGTAGTATCGCTGATAATGGGCGCAGTCGACAAGCAAATGATGGCGGTTATTACGCAGGGCTTCCTTAAAAAGACGCGTTGTGAAATGTTCAACCGTATGCAAAACCTGCCCATCAAATACTTCGACACCAACAGTAACGGCGATATCATGAGCTATTACACCAACGATATCGACGCACTGCGCCAAATGATCTCGCAGTCGCTTCCGCAGCTACTTACTTCGTCGATTATGGTGCTGACGCTCTTTATCATCATGCTGTGGTACAGCGTTTGGCTCACGCTTATCGTCGTAGTCGGTATATTTGTTATCGTGTTCGTCACCAAAACGGTCGGCGGCGGTGCGGGCAAATATTTCAGAGCGATGCAACATTCGATAGGCAAGACCGAAGGCTTTATTGAAGAAATGATGAACGGTCAAAAGGTCGTTAAAGTATTTTGCCACGAGGAACAGGCGAAACGCGATTTCGATAAGGTCAACGAGGAGCTGTTCGATCAATCTTACCGTGCCAACCGTTTTGCCAATATGCTAATGCCCATACTCGGCAATATCGGTCACGTTCTGTACGTTGTAGTAGCGTTGGTGGGCGGCGTGCTCATACTCAAAGAAAAAGCCAATATCGGTATCGGCGTTTTGGTCGACGGCTCGATCGGTGTTTTCAGCATTGCGATCGTCGTTGCGTTTTTACAGATGACGCGGCAGTTCTGCAACAATATCAATCAAGTATCCAACCAGGTCAACTCGGTCATTATGGGTATCGCGGGTGCGTATCGTTTGTTCGCGCTTATGGACGAACAACCAGAGGTCGACAACGGCTACGTAACGCTCGTAAACGCCAAAGAGGTCGACGGCGAGATAGTGGAATGCGAGGAGCACACTGGTATGTGGGCGTGGAAGCATCCGCACTCGGCGGACGGCTCTGTCACTTATACCAAGCTGATGGGCGACGTGGTGCTCGAAGAAGTCGATTTCGAGTACGAAAAGGGTAAACCCGTTCTTCATGACGTGTCGATCTTTGCCAAGCCCGGGCAAAAGGTGGCGTTCGTCGGCGCGACGGGCGCGGGCAAAACCACGATAACAAACCTTATAAACAGGTTCTACGACATAGCCGACGGCAAGGTGCGCTACGACGGCATAAACATCAACAAGATAAAGAAAGCCGATCTCAGGCGCTCGCTCGGCGTGGTGCTTCAAGACACAAACCTGTTTACCGGCACGGTCATGGACAATATCCGTTACGGCAAGCTCGACGCAACCGACGAGGAGTGCATCGCTGCGGCTAAGCTTGCGGGCGCGGACGACTTTATTACAAGGCTTCCCGAAGGGTATAACACTATGCTCAGCGGCAACGGCGCAAATCTCTCGCAGGGTCAGCGTCAGCTCGTTTCGATAGCGCGTGCCGCGGTTGCAGACCCGCCCGTCATGATACTCGACGAAGCTACGAGTAGTATCGATACGCGCACCGAAGCTATCGTATCTCGCGGCATGGACGCGCTCATGCACGGCAGAACGGTATTCGTTATCGCACACAGGCTGTCTACTATCAAGAATTCGGACGTGATAATCGTGCTCGACCACGGCAGAATAATCGAGCGTGGCAGTCACGAAAAGCTTCTCGAACAAAAAGGTCAGTATTATCAGCTGTATACCGGCGCGTTCGAAATGGAATAAAATGTGGTTGTAAAGCTTAACTTCTAGAGTAAATCAAAATTCTATAAATATGCTTGCAATTTTGTAATCGGTATGCTATAATATTTTCAAGTGAGTAGCACTTTTTGTGCGTAAGTCCGGCTAAACGGACTTACGCACTTTTTTGTTAGGAGTAAAAAATGGAAGAAATCAAGCAAAACAAAATGGAAACTACTTCAATGCACAGGCTCATTTGGCAAATGGGCTTGCCGATGATCATATCTATGATATTGCAATCGGTATATAACATTGTAGATACGGCGTTCGTTATCAATATGGGCGACGACGGCATTGCCGGCAACCTTGCGCTTACTTATGCTTTCCCGGTTCAATTATTGATCATTGCGATCGGCGTAGGTACGGGTGTGGGAATAAACGCATTGCTCTCTAAAAAGTTAGGCGAAAAAGACGTCGACGGGTCATCAAAAACAGTGGGTAACGGTATCTTCCTCGGTGTCTGCATTTACGCAGTGTTTCTCATCTTTGGGCTATTCGGCTGTAATTGGTTTATATCTATGCAGGCGGGGGAGAATGTGCAAGCCGCCGAAATGGGCGCAAGTTACTTAAAGATTTGCTGCTGTTTTTCATTCGGTGCAATTGGCTTTACGGTTTACGAACGCTTTTTGCAGGCGACGGGCAAGACGTTATATTCCACGATCTCGCAAATATCGGGTGCGGTTACAAATATTGTCTTAGACTATGTTTTTATCTACCCTTGTAAAATGGGAATAGACGGAGCGGCGTGGGCGACGGTAATAGGACAGATTGTTTCGCTCGTTGTGGCTATGCTCTTTCACTACATTACGAACAAAGAACTGAAAAACAGTATCAAAGCTTTAAAGCCGAGCTGGACTGTTATTAAGGGCATATATAAAATAGGAATTTCCGCCGCAATTATGCAAGGCTTACTTTCCGTAATGATGCTCGGCATGACGAGTATTCTTGGTACGGTAAAAGTAAAAGAAACTGCCGAATTGTTGCAGGGCAGTTTTGGTATTTATTACAAGGTTATGCAGTTTGCGTTGTTTGCCGCTTTCGGATTATCCAATACGATTATTTCTGTTTTATCTTTTAACTACGGCTTGCAGAACAAACAGCGTGTAAAAGCCTGTATTAAGTTCGGTATTATCGATTCGCTTATCGTCGCTATCGTTATAACAATTTTATTTGAGAGCCTTGCTGTTCCGCTCGCAAAACTATTCGGTATGGCAAGCGGCGAGGGCAGTGACGCAATTCAGACCACCGTTACTACCGCGATCCGCATCGCAAGTATGGGATATATCTTTATGGCGTTCAGCGTAGCGGTGCAAGGCGTATTACAAGCTTTCAGATACGCACTGTTTCCTCTGCTTATTTCATTTCTAAGGTTGTGCTTGCTCGTTCTTCCCGTTGCATATCTTTTTACGCTTTCGGGAAATGCTGAAAATATTGTATGGTGGACATTCCCGATTGTAGAATTTGCAACTGCTGTTATTTCTGCCCTTATATTAAAATACGCTTATGATAAATGCATAAAAATACTTCCGTAAATAGAGTCTAACTCGAATCTCACTAGTCTACAAGTAGCTTAGTTATCCAACAAAAAAGACGCGAATTGAAGTCGCGTCTTTTTTATTTACGGCTTACCTACAATTCTTTATGGGAACTACGGTAAGTACAGCCACCTTTTATTTTGTTTGAGTTTTATTACAGCGACGATAGATATTCGAGCAAATCGTCGAAATTTCCGTGTGCGTATTTGTTAATATCGATATTGTTTTTATTTATAAGGCAGTCGGTGAGCAAGAATGCGTCCATGCCGAGCGATGTGGACGGAATAATATCCTCGTCGACGTCGTTGCCGACCATAATGCAGTCTTTGGGTTCGAGCCCGATTCTATTGAGTATATCGGTATAATATGCGGGGTTAGGCTTGCAGTAGCCCGTGTTTTCGTAGGTCGTAACAAGCTCGAACTCGTCGGGATCGAGCCCCGCCCAGCGCATACGCGAGTGCGTTCCCACGGCGGGGAATATGGGGTTGGTGGCGATTATTACGCGAATGCCGCTGCTTTTAAGATAATCGGTTACTTTTTTGGCGCGCTTTTCGTGCCCGCATACTTCTTTTACCGCTTGGAACTCGTTACGGTAGTATTCGTCGAACTTCTTTTCGTCGTCACGAGCCTTTTCGCCGTAAATTTTGGCGAACTCGTCCCAAAACACTTCGCGGTTCGTTTTGCTCCCGTCGTTCATGACTACTTTCATTGTGCACGCCCAAATCGACTTAATAAGCTTTTGGGGATCGGTGTAGCCGTGAGAATACATTTTCTTGGTCATGTACCCGAAGTAGGCTTTTACGAACGCATCCTGGTCCATGGGCAGTAGCGTTCCGTCAAGGTCGAACAGTGCGGCTTTAAGCATTTGTATGTACTTCCTTTTCTTTTGTTTATAACGTAATTGTAGCATTTATTTTAAGGTTTGTAAAGCGCATTTAGCGGTAGGGCGGCATATACCGATAGTACGAGTGACGGAAAAACATGGATACAAAAGCGCTTTTTTACGTTAATAGCATACTGTTCGGGGTTGGGCTTGCAATCGACGCGTTTATAGTCGCCCTCGCCAACGGTATGAACTTACCGCTGATGAAAAAGCGTAGAACGGTGTGCGTCGCCGTCACGTTCATGCTATTCCAAATAATCGCCGTAATGATAGGGTGGGGCGTCGCTTCGCTCGCGTTCGGGTACGCGCCTTGGATAGAAATATTTTTCGCCTGGGGCGCGGTTGCCGTGCTCGTGTTCCTCGGCGTCAAGATGATAATGGAAGTAAGGCGCGCGGGCGGCGGCGAGCCGAAAGAGGTCGCGCTCGGGTTCGGCGCGATAGTCGCACAGTGCGCCGCAACCTCGGTCGACGCGCTCACGGTGGGTTTTACGATCGAAGAATATTCGGTATGCCACGCACTGCTTTGCTCGGGCATAATAGGCGCGGTGACCTTTATTGCCTATACGGTTGGGTTTGCGGTAGGTAAGCGGTTCGGAATAAAATTCGAAAAAGCCGCGTCGATTATAGGCGGTTTGGCGTTCATCGCAATCGCCGTCGAAATAATCGTTACTACATACATTTCGTAGCGCGATATGAGCGGCAGCGTGGTCTTAAATAGCGTTATGCTGGCAGTCGGGCTTGCGTTCGAGTCTTTTATCGTCGCGCTCGCTAACGGGCTTAAAAACGCAAATATGCGCCTTAAAACGGCGTGCTTGTATGCGTTTATCTTCGCGGCGTTCCATGCCGTAGCCTTATTTATAGGCTACGCGGTAGTTAAAACGGTCGCCGAAAATATCGACCGTGTGGAAAAAATACTGTCCGTCGCGGCTATCGTCGTGCTTCTGTTTCTCGGCGTAAAGATGATCGTAGAGGGCGTTAAGCGCGGCGAAGAGAAAAGCGCGACGGGGCTTGCCGAGTTTTCCGTGCAGAGCGCGGTAGCCGCCATGGACGCAGTTGCGGCGGGGTTTACCGTGCCCGATTACGGAATAGGCGATACGGCGTTTTGCGCGGCGGTGATAGCGACGGTAATATTAGCGTTCTTTTTGGTCGGCTTTGTCGTCGGCAAAAAGTTCGGCAACAAGCTTTCGCGTTACGCCGCGATATTGGGTGGATTGGTATTTATAGGTTTAGCCGTTGAAGTGGCGGTCGGGCTGATATTCGATTTGCCGTAATCGGTTGACAAACAGGTGTGTAATTGATATCATATCCTTGATATGTATAAGGTAAGAACCGTAAATTCATCTTCTGTGTTCATGCTTGCGGTATGGGCTGCATTCGGTGCGGTCGCCGAAGTTATTATATGCGTTTGTTGTTTCGTTGTCAGTGGCGGTGAAATCGATGGTATCGGCGGAGTATATTTCATGATAGCGCTGTTCGGCGCGGTGTTCTTAGCCGGCGTCGTTGGTATGCTCGTGCTTTTATGTAAGCATTTGATTTTAATGGACGTGTTCAAGCACGGAACGGAAACGGTCGGTATGTTCGAAGGCACGCAAGGATACTATGAGTACGGCGGCGGGCGTAACTCCGTGCTTTCGGCGTCGGAGCGGAGCTATACGCGAGTAGTTTTTGCGTACAGGGTGGGGAACCAAGTCCGCAAGTACAAAACCTGCGCGGTTTATACTACGGACTACGTCGATCACCTGAAAAGACTGGATACTTTCCCCGTAAAGTATAAAGGCAAGCGCGCCGTTATTTTGGAAGAAGTGTAAAACAACAAACGGACTATGTAATAGTCTGTTTGTTGTTTTTTTGCTCCATTCTAAAAAGTGGGTAAAAAAGTCGGGTTGGGCATAACGCAAATATGCGGGGTGAGCTGCTTCCAAGTATTTATAATATCTTTGCTCTTTTGTAAGATCTTCAATACCTGTTTCATTTTATATTTTTTGCATACGCTTATTGGGTCGTCGGTAAATATCATATCGAGTATTTCGTCGTTGGTTTCTTTTACGGTTTGAGAATTTATTGACGGATACCCTACGAAAGTATATTCATTAAAATGATATTTCTCGCACATAAAGTAAAAGCTTGCGCACAGCTCTATATTATGTTTCGTCATTTCGTTAATAAAAGCGGACACATTTTCTCTCGAAACTATCATATCGTCGTATTTCCAGTGTGCGCGTTTGCCCGATTTTATATCATACTGTTTTATGAGAATAGGTAAGATTGCTTCAAGCGCATCCCACCACTTTTTGTAATCACTGAGCGAAAGGCGATTTGCTCCGCCGTCTTCATCGGGATTGTCCGATTGATAAGTATCATTTTCCCAAAAACACACGTTGCAAATATCAAATTCATCATCAAATTTGCTTTGCCCGCAAACGGGACATATGCAATTTGTTTCTTTGTTGTTCATATTCATACTCTTGTAAAAAATTGGTGCGAGCGACAGGACTGGCGCGTTTTGCTTCGCAAACCGCCCGCTTCGCCGCATAGCGGCTCGCGCGTTCGCTAAAAATATGCCACAGGCATATTTTCTATACGCTCACGCCCCAGGGTTCAAGCCTGTCGCACGATTAAGGCACCCGCAAGGGGTGCCTTATGGTGCGAGCGACAGGACTTGAACCTGCACGGTTGCCCACCGGATCCTAAGTCCGGCGCGTCTGCCAATTTCGCCACGCTCGCATAAAATATTTACAAAAATTATTTTATCACAGGCACGAGTTTTTTGCAAGCGTTTATCTATTCGGTTGACAAATTTAACGATATTTAATATAATCAAAGCGTATCGTTTTCAGTTCAGTTTTCGAGGTTTCGGTCAATGGCTAAACTTATACATAAGAAAGACATATTAGACTTCGTCATGATGCTTGTCGGCTGCTGTTTTTACGCGTTGGCGCTAAACTTGTTTTTGTCGCCGCACGTAATCGTAGCGGGCGGGGTAAGCGGTATCGGCGTTATCGTTCACGCGTTGTACGAGCAGTTCAACGTAGGTATACTGATTATCATTGTAAACGTGCCTATCTTGCTTTTATCTATAAGACCGTTCGGCTGGAAGTTTGTGGTCAAAAGCCTTATAACGATAGTTGTTCTCGGCGTGGTCACAGACGTATTCGCATTGTTTCTTCCGTCGATTACCGACAATACTCTTTTGGCGGCGTTGTACGGCGGCGTGTGTCAGGGTATAGGCGTCGGGTTGTTCGTTCGTTCCAACTATTCGAGCGGCGGCACGGAGACCGTTGCGCGGATAATAGTGCGGTATGTAAAAGTCATTAAAATAACCACGTGCTTGCCCGTTCTCGACGGCATAATAGTTATCGCCGGCGCGATAGCTACGAAAAGCCCGATTAATTTGCTCTATGCGCTTATTGTCATTTTCACGGCTAACAAATTGATAGATTTGATCGTTACGGGCTTTGATAAGTCCAAGCTCTGTATAATCGTTTCTGACAATGGCGAGGCAATTTCCAAAGCGCTGTTAGAGAAAAGCCCGCGCGGCGTTACCATGTGGAACGGCAAGGGAATGTACACCTCGACCGAGCATAACGTTTTGCTAACGTGCGTTAAGAACCGTCAACTCGAACAGCTTAAATCGATCGTCAAATCGGTAGACAATAAAGCGTTCATAATGGTTCAGGATAGCGTAGAGGTGCGCGGAAAGGGTTTCAGTTCGCTTGAAGACGACCTGCCGCCGCGCCCCATAGGTTTCAGGCGGAAAAAGAAAAAAGACGCGGAACAGCCCGAGAAGGTTGAAGAAAACGCGCCCGTTGAGCAAATCGTAGAGACTCCCGCCGATACGCCCGAAAATACGGCGGCGGAAAGCGTAACGGAAGAAATCGTATCGCAGGATAACGCGGCGGAGGAAGCCGCGCAGTCGGCAACCGAAGTTTCGAGTGCCGACGAGTAAGGCAGGGCAATATTATGGTTGAATTCAGAACGGTACTCGATTCGAGCAAGACCAAAGCGGTAAACAACAATACTTTTAAGAGGTTTTGGTGGTTATTCGCGCTGATAAGCCTGATATTTATCGGGCTCGGCATCATGGGCTTTTTGGTTCGCGAGGACGACGGCGATTTATACTACGCTATTTTTTGTTTAGTTTTCGGCGTGCTGTTTGCACCGCTCAGCTATTTGCTCACGCTATGGTTGCAGAAGCGTATCGATAAATCGGCTTCGTACATAAGCGATAAAACAGAAGAAATTTATACCTTCGACGACGACGGTATCACCATGGTGCAGAAGAAGGACGACGAGTTTTATTCGACTACCAAGGCGAAATACTCGTACTTGTATAAGGTCGTCGAAAACAAGGCGTATTACTTCCTGTACATATCGAGGATGCAGTGCCATATTATCGACAAGGCTTCCATAACGCAGGGCAGTATAAGTGACATGGAAAATTTGCTCATAATGCATTTGGGCGATAAGTTCAAACGAAAATAAAAAACACTCGGTTTTTAATTGATATTTAGGAAAAATAGGCGTAAAATTATAGTCATGAATAAAATAGTTTTGGCAAGCGGAAATAAAGGTAAGCTCGCGGAATTTCGCGCGATACTTACGGAATACGAGGTGCTTTCGCCCAAAGATTTGGGGATAGACTTTGACGTTGAAGAAACGGGTAGCACCTTTTACGAGAACGCTTATATTAAGGCAAAAGCATTATATGAAATCTGCGGGCTGCCGACCGTTGCGGACGACAGTGGTTTGTGCGTGGACGCGCTCGGCGGCGCGCCCGGGGTTTTCTCGGCGCGGTACAGCGGCGGCGGGGACGAGGAAAACATAAATAAGCTCCTGTCCGCGCTCGACGGCAAAACCGATAGGCGCGCGCACTTCGCGTCGAGCATAGTATATTACGACGGCAAAAACGTTGTCAACGGCTTCGGCACGACGGAAGGGTATATCACGGCGGCGCGCGAGGGGAGCGGCGGGTTCGGTTACGATCCCGTGTTTTTCAGCGACGATCTCAGCAAAACGTTCGGCGTGGCGAGCGAGGCGGAAAAGAACGGCGTAAGCCACCGCGGCAGGGCGCTTGCCGATCTTGTAAATAAGCTTAGGGCGAGTAAGAGGTAAAGTATGGACGAAAGCGGTTTGCTTTATAAAATGGTCGTAGTATCCGATACGCACCATAACATAGACAATATCACCAAGATCATACCCGTAATCAATTCCGCAGACTACTTTGTGTATTGCGGCGACGGCGTTGCAGACATAATGATGCTGCGCGGCAGTATTCTCGTTCCCATAGTCATGGTGAAAGGGAATACCGACGTGGAAAGTCATTTGTCAGACACTGCAACGGTAACGCTCGGCGGAACGAAAGCGCTCATCTCGCACGGCGACAGATACGAGGTCAAAAAAGACCTTAAAAAGCTGTTCGTCGCGGCATCGCTCGCGCATTGCAAGCTGGTGTTCTTCGGGCATACCCACCAATACATAGACAGGAAAGTGCAGGGAATACATTTTATCAACCCCGGGTCGCTGT encodes the following:
- a CDS encoding ABC transporter ATP-binding protein, which translates into the protein MPRQKHKGVLGRTIKALFKCYPVMMTVVLLFIVINAVISSLPSIFMERVFSVVYEALEVSKAGGDGSWAVYGGKITEYMLILIGLYVVSLIMGAVDKQMMAVITQGFLKKTRCEMFNRMQNLPIKYFDTNSNGDIMSYYTNDIDALRQMISQSLPQLLTSSIMVLTLFIIMLWYSVWLTLIVVVGIFVIVFVTKTVGGGAGKYFRAMQHSIGKTEGFIEEMMNGQKVVKVFCHEEQAKRDFDKVNEELFDQSYRANRFANMLMPILGNIGHVLYVVVALVGGVLILKEKANIGIGVLVDGSIGVFSIAIVVAFLQMTRQFCNNINQVSNQVNSVIMGIAGAYRLFALMDEQPEVDNGYVTLVNAKEVDGEIVECEEHTGMWAWKHPHSADGSVTYTKLMGDVVLEEVDFEYEKGKPVLHDVSIFAKPGQKVAFVGATGAGKTTITNLINRFYDIADGKVRYDGININKIKKADLRRSLGVVLQDTNLFTGTVMDNIRYGKLDATDEECIAAAKLAGADDFITRLPEGYNTMLSGNGANLSQGQRQLVSIARAAVADPPVMILDEATSSIDTRTEAIVSRGMDALMHGRTVFVIAHRLSTIKNSDVIIVLDHGRIIERGSHEKLLEQKGQYYQLYTGAFEME
- a CDS encoding YitT family protein, coding for MAKLIHKKDILDFVMMLVGCCFYALALNLFLSPHVIVAGGVSGIGVIVHALYEQFNVGILIIIVNVPILLLSIRPFGWKFVVKSLITIVVLGVVTDVFALFLPSITDNTLLAALYGGVCQGIGVGLFVRSNYSSGGTETVARIIVRYVKVIKITTCLPVLDGIIVIAGAIATKSPINLLYALIVIFTANKLIDLIVTGFDKSKLCIIVSDNGEAISKALLEKSPRGVTMWNGKGMYTSTEHNVLLTCVKNRQLEQLKSIVKSVDNKAFIMVQDSVEVRGKGFSSLEDDLPPRPIGFRRKKKKDAEQPEKVEENAPVEQIVETPADTPENTAAESVTEEIVSQDNAAEEAAQSATEVSSADE
- the rdgB gene encoding RdgB/HAM1 family non-canonical purine NTP pyrophosphatase, translated to MNKIVLASGNKGKLAEFRAILTEYEVLSPKDLGIDFDVEETGSTFYENAYIKAKALYEICGLPTVADDSGLCVDALGGAPGVFSARYSGGGDEENINKLLSALDGKTDRRAHFASSIVYYDGKNVVNGFGTTEGYITAAREGSGGFGYDPVFFSDDLSKTFGVASEAEKNGVSHRGRALADLVNKLRASKR
- a CDS encoding HAD family hydrolase, whose product is MLKAALFDLDGTLLPMDQDAFVKAYFGYMTKKMYSHGYTDPQKLIKSIWACTMKVVMNDGSKTNREVFWDEFAKIYGEKARDDEKKFDEYYRNEFQAVKEVCGHEKRAKKVTDYLKSSGIRVIIATNPIFPAVGTHSRMRWAGLDPDEFELVTTYENTGYCKPNPAYYTDILNRIGLEPKDCIMVGNDVDEDIIPSTSLGMDAFLLTDCLINKNNIDINKYAHGNFDDLLEYLSSL
- a CDS encoding manganese efflux pump, which produces MDTKALFYVNSILFGVGLAIDAFIVALANGMNLPLMKKRRTVCVAVTFMLFQIIAVMIGWGVASLAFGYAPWIEIFFAWGAVAVLVFLGVKMIMEVRRAGGGEPKEVALGFGAIVAQCAATSVDALTVGFTIEEYSVCHALLCSGIIGAVTFIAYTVGFAVGKRFGIKFEKAASIIGGLAFIAIAVEIIVTTYIS
- a CDS encoding YfcE family phosphodiesterase — translated: MDESGLLYKMVVVSDTHHNIDNITKIIPVINSADYFVYCGDGVADIMMLRGSILVPIVMVKGNTDVESHLSDTATVTLGGTKALISHGDRYEVKKDLKKLFVAASLAHCKLVFFGHTHQYIDRKVQGIHFINPGSLYNGSYALVASNGAEFISKQHFVTELP
- a CDS encoding MATE family efflux transporter, which codes for MEEIKQNKMETTSMHRLIWQMGLPMIISMILQSVYNIVDTAFVINMGDDGIAGNLALTYAFPVQLLIIAIGVGTGVGINALLSKKLGEKDVDGSSKTVGNGIFLGVCIYAVFLIFGLFGCNWFISMQAGENVQAAEMGASYLKICCCFSFGAIGFTVYERFLQATGKTLYSTISQISGAVTNIVLDYVFIYPCKMGIDGAAWATVIGQIVSLVVAMLFHYITNKELKNSIKALKPSWTVIKGIYKIGISAAIMQGLLSVMMLGMTSILGTVKVKETAELLQGSFGIYYKVMQFALFAAFGLSNTIISVLSFNYGLQNKQRVKACIKFGIIDSLIVAIVITILFESLAVPLAKLFGMASGEGSDAIQTTVTTAIRIASMGYIFMAFSVAVQGVLQAFRYALFPLLISFLRLCLLVLPVAYLFTLSGNAENIVWWTFPIVEFATAVISALILKYAYDKCIKILP